One Gemmatimonadota bacterium genomic window carries:
- a CDS encoding M61 family peptidase yields the protein MRLALATLGLLATGTIPPSPPPVVTGIEYQLVFNKTTAATRSLGVSMRFQASSTGPVELSLPAWTPGSYEISNYARRVSSFSAAQATTALRWDKTDFDTWRVQVSAPGPVTVAFSFTADTLDNAMAWSRADFAFVNGTNVLLYPEGAGFDFPATLSVETETGWGVATGLTSTGPRRYTAANFHDLVDMPLFIGRFDLDSAAIGGVMNRIASYPSGALVGAPRALLWKQLGTMVPAMAKVFGETPWPNYTTLLVFDPAFGGGSALEHQNSHLGIYTPDFAGTPILASITAHEIFHGWNVKRLRPAELVPYRYDRPQPTPLLWVSEGITDYYADLALVRGGVIDSAVFLNVTQGKIEEVAAAPPIALEDASFSTWIQPTDGTATIYYPKGSLAGLLLDIMIRDASDNRASLDEVMRTLYRSTVPAGRGFTTDEWWSTVNALAGRDLATTFALRYIDGREPFPWSRIAPLAGLRYVVDSVLEPRLGVGTTTVDGREMVTNITPGAAAALAGVLPGDELVSIGDLKVDPNFGPAFRSRYRARIGATVPLTVRREGAEISLSLVVRAEVRVDGRLEFDRRPSLKAARIRHAILSGTTDRP from the coding sequence ATGCGTCTAGCCCTTGCAACCCTCGGCCTGCTGGCAACGGGGACGATCCCTCCGTCCCCGCCCCCGGTGGTGACCGGAATCGAATACCAGTTGGTCTTCAACAAAACCACCGCGGCAACCCGGAGCCTCGGCGTGTCGATGCGATTTCAGGCGTCGTCGACCGGTCCCGTCGAGTTGTCGCTTCCGGCCTGGACTCCCGGTTCCTACGAAATCAGCAACTACGCCCGCCGGGTTTCCTCGTTCTCCGCTGCCCAGGCCACGACCGCCCTTCGCTGGGACAAAACCGATTTCGACACCTGGCGCGTCCAAGTGTCCGCCCCCGGCCCGGTCACCGTGGCGTTCAGCTTCACCGCCGACACGCTCGACAATGCCATGGCGTGGTCCCGGGCCGATTTCGCTTTCGTCAACGGCACCAACGTGCTGCTCTACCCGGAAGGTGCCGGATTCGACTTCCCGGCCACCCTGTCGGTCGAAACCGAAACCGGCTGGGGCGTGGCCACCGGCCTCACGTCAACTGGTCCGCGCCGGTATACCGCGGCCAATTTCCACGATCTCGTGGACATGCCTCTGTTCATTGGCCGGTTCGACCTCGACAGTGCCGCAATCGGCGGGGTCATGAATCGGATCGCGTCCTATCCATCCGGAGCGCTGGTCGGGGCTCCCCGGGCTCTGCTGTGGAAGCAACTGGGCACCATGGTGCCGGCCATGGCCAAGGTCTTCGGCGAAACGCCATGGCCCAACTACACTACTTTGCTGGTGTTTGATCCGGCGTTCGGCGGAGGTAGCGCGCTCGAGCACCAGAACTCCCACCTTGGGATCTACACTCCGGACTTTGCTGGAACTCCGATTCTCGCTTCGATTACTGCCCACGAAATCTTCCACGGGTGGAACGTTAAGCGGCTCCGGCCGGCGGAGTTGGTTCCCTATCGCTATGACCGTCCTCAGCCGACTCCGCTCCTCTGGGTCAGCGAAGGCATCACCGACTACTATGCCGATCTGGCCCTGGTCCGTGGCGGCGTCATCGATTCGGCGGTGTTCCTCAACGTAACCCAAGGCAAGATCGAGGAGGTTGCGGCTGCTCCGCCGATTGCCCTGGAGGATGCCTCGTTCTCGACCTGGATCCAACCGACCGACGGCACCGCGACGATCTACTACCCCAAAGGGTCGCTGGCGGGGCTCTTGCTCGATATCATGATTCGCGACGCGAGCGACAACCGCGCCTCGCTCGATGAGGTGATGCGGACGCTCTATCGGTCCACCGTTCCGGCTGGTCGTGGATTCACGACCGACGAATGGTGGTCAACCGTCAATGCGCTGGCCGGCCGGGACCTCGCGACGACCTTTGCCCTCCGATATATCGACGGCCGGGAGCCATTCCCTTGGTCCCGGATCGCGCCGCTGGCCGGCCTTCGTTACGTGGTGGACAGCGTCTTGGAGCCGAGGCTCGGGGTGGGAACCACGACGGTTGACGGCCGCGAGATGGTCACCAACATCACCCCCGGCGCGGCGGCGGCCCTCGCCGGCGTCCTGCCCGGCGACGAACTCGTGAGCATCGGCGATCTCAAGGTCGATCCCAACTTCGGCCCCGCGTTCCGATCCCGGTACCGGGCCCGGATCGGTGCCACGGTGCCGCTCACCGTTCGCCGGGAGGGCGCCGAGATCAGTCTGTCCCTCGTCGTCCGAGCCGAGGTGCGCGTCGATGGCCGGCTTGAGTTCGATCGGCGTCCTTCCCTCAAAGCCGCCCGAATTCGCCACGCGATTCTGTCCGGCACCACGGACCGTCCATGA
- a CDS encoding Glu/Leu/Phe/Val dehydrogenase has protein sequence MKIFDQLSHLGHEQLVLCSDPASGYRGIIAIHSTALGPAVGGTRWWNYPSDEAAITDALRLSRGMSFKNALANLPLGGGKSVILGGPAASDRPAVLRAHGRSIDRLHGLYVTAEDVGTSLADMEFIAETTTYVAGRAGTSGDPSPHTARGVFRAMQAGAKVRWGSDQLAGKTVALQGCGNVGYHLAAQLHRAGATLIASDIDPAKVARVVAEFGATTAPVDRIHRVPADIFAPCALGAVINDLSLPDLTVGLICGGANNQLLEPRHGADLATRKIVYVPDYVANAGGVLFGGSIEVLKLSLEATLARIDAIYDTTLMVLERAAEEGIPPSEAADRLAEGKIRSPRQ, from the coding sequence ATGAAGATCTTCGACCAACTGAGCCACCTGGGCCATGAACAACTCGTCCTCTGCTCCGATCCGGCCTCGGGGTATCGGGGCATCATCGCCATCCACTCGACGGCGTTAGGCCCGGCCGTTGGCGGGACCCGTTGGTGGAACTACCCGTCCGACGAAGCGGCCATCACGGATGCCTTGCGGCTGTCGCGCGGGATGTCGTTCAAGAATGCCCTGGCCAACCTGCCGCTCGGCGGGGGCAAATCGGTCATCCTCGGCGGACCCGCCGCATCCGATCGGCCCGCGGTCCTTCGGGCCCATGGCCGATCCATCGATCGGCTCCACGGCCTCTACGTGACCGCGGAAGACGTCGGGACCTCCCTAGCCGACATGGAGTTCATCGCCGAGACAACGACCTATGTGGCCGGCCGGGCCGGTACCTCCGGCGATCCATCACCCCACACCGCCCGGGGCGTGTTCCGCGCCATGCAAGCCGGCGCCAAAGTGCGTTGGGGATCCGATCAATTGGCAGGGAAGACCGTCGCCCTCCAGGGCTGCGGCAATGTCGGTTACCATTTGGCCGCCCAACTCCACCGGGCCGGGGCCACCTTGATCGCGAGCGACATCGATCCAGCCAAGGTGGCCCGAGTGGTCGCGGAGTTTGGCGCTACGACCGCCCCGGTTGACCGGATCCACCGAGTCCCCGCCGATATCTTTGCGCCCTGTGCCCTCGGTGCCGTGATTAACGACCTCTCCCTGCCGGACTTGACCGTGGGCTTGATCTGCGGCGGCGCCAACAATCAACTCCTCGAACCCCGCCACGGGGCTGACCTGGCCACCCGGAAGATCGTCTACGTGCCCGACTACGTCGCCAACGCCGGCGGCGTCCTATTCGGCGGCTCCATCGAAGTGTTGAAGCTCAGCCTGGAGGCCACCCTGGCCCGGATCGACGCCATCTACGACACCACCCTGATGGTCCTCGAACGAGCCGCCGAGGAAGGCATCCCCCCTTCGGAAGCCGCCGACCGCCTAGCCGAAGGAAAAATCCGCTCCCCCCGCCAATAA
- the lptC gene encoding LPS export ABC transporter periplasmic protein LptC: MKAGSVGQLGISWTTIIRLAGLAVALAGCGSPGPAIAPEVSSADAADQVLTGVVTNLAVDGRRKNYVVADSAFTYQEAQRLEFIQVRVTFFDAEGQQTAELTARRAGYTIQNQVFDARGDVVVITPRRDTLRSARVAYDNVARQFRSDSAFVFKAKAGLVTGKGFTADPGLRNLVSARKRPGPRLDPQSAR; this comes from the coding sequence CTGAAAGCAGGCAGCGTGGGACAACTCGGGATCTCGTGGACAACGATCATTCGACTGGCCGGCCTGGCGGTTGCCCTGGCCGGATGCGGTTCCCCCGGCCCGGCGATCGCCCCGGAAGTCAGCTCGGCCGACGCGGCGGACCAGGTCCTGACCGGAGTGGTCACCAATCTCGCTGTCGACGGCCGCCGGAAGAATTACGTCGTGGCCGATTCCGCGTTTACCTACCAAGAGGCCCAGCGTCTCGAGTTCATCCAGGTCCGGGTCACGTTCTTTGACGCCGAGGGCCAGCAAACCGCGGAGTTGACCGCCCGCCGGGCCGGATACACGATCCAGAACCAGGTCTTCGACGCCCGCGGTGACGTCGTCGTGATCACGCCGCGCCGCGATACCCTCCGGAGTGCCCGAGTGGCCTACGACAATGTCGCTCGCCAGTTCCGATCCGATTCGGCTTTTGTCTTCAAGGCCAAGGCCGGCCTCGTCACCGGCAAGGGCTTTACCGCGGATCCCGGGCTTCGGAATCTCGTTTCAGCCCGAAAACGTCCCGGGCCGCGGTTGGACCCGCAATCCGCTCGATGA
- a CDS encoding class I SAM-dependent methyltransferase — protein sequence MDDALRARVEALCTEGWAVWDQFALEVREHHFHPFVAADYEVVLAALLPHRGPGRRFLEWGSATGVITIMADLLGFEAYGIELDSSLVATARRLAEKFDSRARFAAGSFLPTGYRWQPSDGDGRTGTVGTGPSGYLQLGYALDDFDVVFGYPWGGEEPMMLDLMKTYGRSDGLLLLHTVNDGVKTYRNGRPDPVSRLGRST from the coding sequence ATGGATGACGCGCTCCGCGCTCGGGTCGAAGCCTTGTGCACCGAGGGCTGGGCGGTCTGGGATCAGTTTGCCCTCGAAGTCCGGGAGCATCACTTTCACCCGTTTGTCGCTGCCGACTATGAAGTGGTGCTGGCGGCCTTGCTGCCGCATCGGGGCCCGGGCCGGCGATTTCTGGAGTGGGGTTCGGCCACCGGGGTCATTACGATCATGGCCGATCTGCTTGGCTTCGAGGCTTACGGAATCGAATTGGACTCGAGCCTGGTCGCCACGGCACGACGTCTGGCCGAGAAATTCGATTCGCGGGCGCGGTTTGCCGCCGGGAGCTTTCTGCCAACCGGGTATCGATGGCAGCCAAGCGACGGCGACGGGCGCACCGGCACCGTCGGCACCGGACCGTCCGGATACCTGCAACTGGGGTACGCACTCGACGACTTCGACGTGGTGTTCGGCTACCCGTGGGGGGGCGAAGAACCGATGATGCTCGACTTGATGAAGACCTATGGGCGCTCGGACGGCCTCTTGCTGCTCCACACCGTCAACGACGGCGTCAAGACCTACCGGAACGGTCGGCCGGACCCGGTTTCGCGGCTTGGCCGAAGTACTTGA
- a CDS encoding FtsX-like permease family protein, whose translation MTTWFRVNRPVRILTVLVGVLALVAALVPGWLAPTASAPVITPPPIASLDAGIRWTDSATPASALQRLAVDQLLGWLVVLGWSALAVGGVTGLALWATLAGQRIPEVAIRRAVGASRGSLVRAAIGEGLGIGAMVVGAAISLSIGAVRLAMATWPGTSAAPGFGAPLMALAAIGGLMVAGALFPLIAARSRGVTEQVETPPPLWIPATQLGVGLATLVGAAMIAGQVRRPLLAPSTAPATEPGALYQLEHDGVDVGARGRDYGRLLVAMHGGDPGAVASLTSPGGHEGIGPIDQLTTDCGQCYVGGIYLKWRPLRTTYHTASADTFRARGFPMIAGRGFAAADSLGATRVAVVNRYLAARYFESGQPLGREVFLAGRMTGPAYRVIGVVDDQDAGRGLGSGIGPLETIYLSSLQAPGRRTELLIVGTPLDGMAVPNAVTVVDRTTRAALARQRTAVVLWFGWLFGLEAAATLLLAAGGIAVLMAIWVSGSRIEFSIRRSVGATRWQIRSFVLTRALVVSGAGTGVGVVFFGPVLWPAIAQLVPGLSYWQPALVFGMAGGLAAITVLASVGPAWQAAKARPAELTSNR comes from the coding sequence ATGACTACCTGGTTCCGAGTCAATCGGCCGGTTCGAATCCTCACCGTGCTGGTGGGTGTTTTGGCTCTCGTCGCGGCCCTGGTCCCTGGATGGCTCGCGCCAACGGCAAGTGCACCCGTCATTACGCCCCCCCCCATTGCTTCGTTGGATGCCGGGATCCGGTGGACGGACTCGGCTACCCCGGCCAGCGCCCTTCAGCGTCTGGCGGTGGACCAACTTCTGGGGTGGTTGGTGGTCCTCGGGTGGAGCGCTCTGGCGGTTGGCGGGGTCACGGGACTTGCGTTGTGGGCCACCCTGGCCGGCCAGCGGATTCCGGAAGTCGCGATCCGGCGAGCAGTTGGGGCCAGTCGGGGTTCGCTGGTTCGGGCGGCCATCGGGGAAGGCCTCGGGATCGGAGCGATGGTGGTCGGAGCCGCCATCAGCCTCAGCATTGGTGCCGTTCGATTGGCCATGGCAACTTGGCCCGGCACCTCGGCAGCGCCAGGGTTCGGCGCTCCACTCATGGCGCTGGCGGCGATCGGTGGTTTGATGGTCGCGGGTGCTCTCTTCCCGTTGATTGCGGCGCGGTCCCGGGGCGTCACGGAGCAGGTTGAAACCCCGCCGCCGCTCTGGATTCCGGCAACCCAGCTGGGCGTGGGGCTCGCCACCTTGGTTGGCGCCGCCATGATTGCGGGCCAAGTGCGCCGGCCGCTGCTGGCTCCCTCCACCGCCCCAGCCACCGAGCCAGGTGCTCTCTATCAACTCGAGCACGACGGGGTCGATGTGGGGGCCCGGGGCCGGGACTATGGCCGGCTGTTGGTGGCGATGCACGGCGGAGACCCTGGCGCCGTCGCGAGCCTGACAAGTCCGGGCGGGCACGAGGGCATCGGCCCGATCGATCAGCTCACGACCGACTGCGGCCAGTGTTATGTCGGCGGTATCTACCTCAAATGGCGGCCGCTCCGGACCACCTATCACACCGCCAGCGCCGACACCTTCCGGGCTCGGGGATTCCCGATGATCGCGGGTCGGGGCTTCGCCGCCGCCGACAGCCTCGGGGCAACCCGGGTTGCCGTGGTGAACCGGTACTTGGCCGCCAGGTACTTCGAGTCGGGCCAGCCGCTTGGCCGGGAGGTGTTCTTGGCGGGCCGGATGACCGGTCCGGCCTATCGGGTCATCGGGGTGGTCGACGACCAGGACGCCGGCCGGGGGCTCGGGAGCGGAATCGGGCCGCTCGAAACGATCTACTTGAGTTCCCTCCAGGCGCCTGGACGACGAACCGAACTCCTGATCGTCGGCACCCCGCTGGATGGTATGGCCGTGCCTAACGCTGTGACGGTCGTCGACCGGACGACCCGGGCCGCTCTGGCCCGGCAACGAACGGCGGTGGTGCTTTGGTTCGGCTGGCTCTTCGGCCTCGAGGCTGCCGCGACACTGCTGCTCGCGGCCGGCGGGATTGCGGTCCTGATGGCCATATGGGTGTCCGGATCGCGGATTGAATTCTCGATCCGCCGGTCGGTTGGGGCAACGCGGTGGCAGATCCGGTCCTTCGTGCTGACGAGGGCCCTGGTGGTGTCCGGTGCGGGAACCGGCGTCGGCGTGGTGTTCTTCGGACCGGTCCTGTGGCCTGCAATCGCTCAGTTGGTGCCGGGCCTTTCCTACTGGCAGCCGGCGCTCGTCTTCGGCATGGCGGGCGGGCTGGCGGCGATCACGGTGCTCGCCTCCGTGGGGCCGGCGTGGCAGGCCGCGAAAGCCAGGCCCGCCGAGCTCACCAGCAACCGCTAA
- a CDS encoding S41 family peptidase, which yields MRRRYWLSAAVLIGLPLVAGAFLRQSKEPQDGARLFSQVLQRIEENAVDSISRAAIFERAARGLVKQLNDPYADLYSPEELASFQRNTLRNNYGGVGMQIENQEGAIIVARIFPNTPGEKGGVIAGDRILFVDSSAVTGLRLEQVSQKLLGTPGTDVKVTFQRAGAPEVIKQTFKRAVIRVPAVPYALMLDGGVGYIPLQSFNESAAQDVERSLLALKGQGAKAFVIDIRGNGGGSLEQALEINNLFFEPGQELASVRHRGRTPEIYRASRASVIDSIPVVVLVDGYSASASEIVAGSLQDHDRGLVVGTTSFGKGLVQTLFPIEGGWAMKITTGKWYTPSGRSIQADHDRLGDERFVEYADGEGPAAADTTKRKRPEFKSDGGRTILGGGGVTPDVIMTPDTLPTQERDLARAYQPQYSQWYVALYNTSLQLKKGVKPDFEVQAAWRESLWSKVQQSKINVTRAQFDAGLPLVDRSLEQWVAKLAFGDSAAFRRSVRYDRQLTTAMDYLKRGVTQRQLLALASGPGTKGK from the coding sequence ATGCGACGTCGGTACTGGCTCTCCGCAGCGGTTTTGATCGGCCTTCCTTTGGTTGCCGGGGCGTTCTTGCGGCAGAGCAAGGAGCCGCAGGACGGGGCCCGTCTCTTCTCACAAGTGTTGCAACGGATCGAAGAAAACGCCGTGGATTCGATCAGCCGGGCGGCGATCTTCGAACGGGCCGCTCGCGGCCTCGTCAAGCAACTCAACGATCCGTATGCCGACCTGTATTCGCCGGAGGAATTGGCTTCGTTCCAGCGGAACACGCTTCGGAACAACTACGGCGGCGTCGGGATGCAGATCGAGAACCAAGAGGGCGCCATTATCGTGGCCCGGATTTTCCCGAACACACCGGGCGAGAAAGGCGGCGTCATCGCCGGCGACCGGATTCTTTTTGTCGACTCCTCGGCAGTGACCGGCCTCCGGCTCGAGCAGGTCTCCCAGAAGCTGCTCGGCACCCCGGGGACCGACGTGAAGGTCACGTTCCAACGGGCCGGCGCCCCGGAAGTCATCAAGCAGACATTCAAGCGGGCGGTGATCCGGGTTCCGGCCGTGCCGTATGCCCTGATGCTCGACGGCGGTGTCGGGTACATCCCGTTGCAGAGCTTCAACGAGTCGGCCGCTCAGGACGTGGAGCGGTCGTTGCTGGCCCTGAAGGGCCAGGGCGCCAAAGCCTTCGTCATCGATATCCGCGGCAACGGCGGCGGCAGTCTCGAACAGGCGTTGGAGATCAACAACCTCTTTTTCGAGCCGGGGCAAGAACTGGCCAGCGTCCGCCATCGGGGCCGCACACCGGAGATCTACCGCGCCAGCCGAGCATCGGTCATCGATTCGATCCCCGTGGTGGTGCTCGTGGACGGGTACAGCGCCTCGGCCTCCGAGATCGTGGCCGGGAGCCTTCAGGACCATGACCGGGGGCTCGTCGTGGGAACGACTTCGTTCGGGAAGGGCTTGGTCCAGACCCTGTTCCCGATCGAGGGTGGCTGGGCCATGAAGATCACGACCGGCAAATGGTACACGCCGAGCGGCCGGTCCATTCAGGCCGACCACGACCGGTTGGGCGATGAGCGGTTTGTCGAGTACGCCGATGGCGAGGGTCCGGCGGCGGCCGATACCACCAAGCGGAAGCGGCCCGAGTTCAAGTCGGACGGCGGCCGGACGATCCTGGGCGGCGGCGGCGTCACGCCCGACGTCATCATGACACCCGATACCCTGCCGACGCAGGAGCGGGACTTGGCCCGGGCCTACCAGCCCCAATACTCGCAGTGGTATGTGGCGCTCTACAACACCAGCCTCCAGCTCAAGAAGGGCGTCAAGCCGGACTTCGAGGTCCAAGCGGCATGGCGGGAGTCACTGTGGAGCAAGGTGCAGCAATCGAAGATCAATGTTACCCGGGCTCAGTTCGATGCCGGACTCCCGTTGGTTGACCGCTCGCTCGAGCAGTGGGTCGCGAAGCTGGCCTTCGGCGACTCCGCTGCGTTCCGCCGATCGGTCCGTTACGACCGTCAGTTGACCACGGCGATGGACTATCTGAAGCGGGGGGTGACCCAGCGGCAGCTGTTGGCGCTGGCATCGGGACCGGGAACCAAGGGGAAGTGA
- a CDS encoding HEAT repeat domain-containing protein, with the protein MMRHWSGNDRSWRNRACEEGPVRVALAVRGGRVRSAKVFVEGNWPERASASNLGLVGTGAALVAFIELARTGGSSSDDILFPLTLADSIVVWPAFLSLARDKSAPRSTRKQAVFLVSQAAGEKTAEGLSELASDEDEDREVREQAVFALSQLPEENRVPVLIRVAISNRDREIRKKAMFWLGQSDDPRALALFEDILTKPRH; encoded by the coding sequence ATGATGCGGCACTGGAGCGGTAACGACCGAAGTTGGCGGAATCGGGCTTGTGAGGAAGGCCCAGTCCGAGTGGCGCTCGCGGTCCGCGGGGGTCGGGTCCGCTCGGCCAAGGTGTTCGTCGAGGGGAACTGGCCGGAACGGGCATCGGCCAGCAACCTCGGATTGGTGGGCACCGGGGCGGCCCTCGTCGCGTTCATCGAATTGGCCCGCACAGGCGGATCGTCCTCGGACGACATTCTGTTTCCGCTGACCCTGGCAGACAGTATCGTGGTGTGGCCGGCCTTTCTGTCGCTGGCACGCGACAAGTCGGCCCCCCGCTCAACCCGGAAACAGGCCGTGTTTTTGGTCAGCCAGGCCGCGGGTGAGAAGACCGCCGAAGGCTTGAGTGAGTTGGCCAGCGACGAGGACGAGGACCGGGAAGTCAGGGAGCAGGCCGTCTTCGCCCTGTCGCAATTGCCTGAGGAGAATAGAGTGCCGGTGCTTATTCGGGTCGCCATCAGCAATCGCGACCGGGAAATCAGGAAGAAGGCCATGTTCTGGTTGGGTCAGTCAGACGACCCCCGCGCCTTGGCCCTGTTCGAGGACATCCTGACCAAACCGCGCCACTAG
- a CDS encoding GNAT family N-acetyltransferase: protein MSYSIRAASPADVEPMLALFPRLAAFPLPPERRAEHLWEGDADLLRRWTTGAVPQCLVYVAVDPDDRIVGVVMAQLREELLSHQPSAHLEVVAVHADAEGQGIGRRLIEEIEQKVQARGAESLTLHVFGSNTRARSVYERLGFTGELIRYIKYFGQAAKPGPADRSGRS from the coding sequence ATGAGCTATTCAATTCGCGCCGCGTCCCCGGCGGACGTCGAACCGATGCTGGCCTTGTTCCCAAGGCTCGCGGCGTTTCCGCTCCCGCCCGAACGTCGCGCGGAGCATCTCTGGGAAGGCGACGCCGATCTCCTCCGTCGCTGGACCACTGGCGCCGTTCCCCAATGCCTGGTTTATGTCGCCGTGGATCCCGACGATCGGATCGTTGGGGTTGTCATGGCCCAACTGCGCGAAGAATTGCTGAGTCACCAGCCCAGTGCGCACCTTGAAGTTGTCGCGGTCCACGCCGACGCCGAGGGTCAGGGGATCGGCCGACGATTGATCGAAGAAATCGAACAGAAGGTCCAGGCCCGCGGGGCTGAATCACTCACCCTGCATGTGTTCGGCAGCAACACTCGGGCCCGATCGGTGTACGAGCGGCTCGGGTTTACCGGTGAACTGATCCGCTACATCAAGTACTTCGGCCAAGCCGCGAAACCGGGTCCGGCCGACCGTTCCGGTAGGTCTTGA
- a CDS encoding SDR family NAD(P)-dependent oxidoreductase, producing the protein MVLGTMVLSRLSNTLEEALIRHVTKLVVLLATVLGTARLGAQNPAAQKAVLITGASTGIGRTMTELFAFKGYFVYAGARKDQDIADLNKIHNVQAIKLDVTSKADIAAAVTTVERGGRGLHGLVNNAGVAVAEPLIEMEEEDLTFVFDVNVYGPFRMTKAFSKLLIASKGRVVTTGSISGILSGPLLGAYSMSKHAVEAYTDALAAELGRVGVRVSVIEPGGYQSEMGRNVVRRMEERGKKIEGSMFEKELRGLLNSTTAESRDPKPDDVAQAALHAVFDPAPKARYMVVPNQRQAEGTLRKQILELVQLNEGHAFSYSRDSLVSMLDQALKRPK; encoded by the coding sequence ATGGTTTTAGGGACCATGGTACTTTCAAGGCTGTCCAACACTCTTGAGGAAGCCTTGATCCGCCACGTCACAAAGCTTGTTGTTCTGCTGGCCACCGTGCTCGGCACGGCGAGGCTTGGAGCCCAGAATCCGGCGGCCCAGAAGGCGGTGCTGATCACCGGTGCCAGTACCGGGATCGGGCGAACGATGACGGAATTGTTTGCCTTCAAGGGGTATTTCGTCTACGCCGGCGCGCGGAAGGATCAGGACATCGCCGATCTGAACAAGATCCATAATGTGCAGGCCATCAAGCTCGACGTGACCTCCAAGGCCGACATCGCGGCCGCCGTTACCACGGTCGAGCGGGGTGGCCGCGGACTCCATGGCCTCGTCAACAACGCCGGCGTGGCGGTGGCGGAACCGCTGATCGAGATGGAAGAGGAGGACTTGACCTTCGTTTTCGACGTGAACGTGTATGGGCCGTTCCGGATGACCAAAGCCTTCAGCAAGCTGTTGATTGCCTCCAAAGGCCGGGTCGTCACGACAGGGTCGATCTCGGGTATCCTCTCGGGCCCGCTGCTCGGAGCGTACAGCATGAGCAAACACGCCGTCGAGGCCTATACCGACGCGCTCGCCGCCGAGTTGGGCCGAGTGGGGGTCCGGGTGAGCGTGATCGAGCCGGGCGGCTATCAGTCCGAGATGGGCCGGAACGTGGTTCGGCGAATGGAAGAACGGGGCAAGAAGATCGAGGGCTCGATGTTCGAGAAGGAGCTCCGCGGGTTGCTCAACTCCACCACAGCCGAATCGCGCGACCCCAAGCCGGACGATGTGGCCCAGGCTGCCCTTCACGCGGTGTTCGACCCCGCCCCGAAGGCCCGCTACATGGTCGTGCCGAACCAGCGGCAGGCCGAAGGCACGCTCCGAAAGCAGATCCTCGAATTGGTCCAGCTCAACGAGGGCCATGCCTTCAGCTACAGCCGGGATTCTCTGGTCTCAATGCTGGACCAGGCGCTCAAGCGGCCCAAGTAG